From a region of the Candidatus Zymogenaceae bacterium genome:
- a CDS encoding MFS transporter has product MTRERTSLLPAFLSIGIMGLSMGVSMPILALAMEKIGATVTLVGLSILVANSAALVSSLLTPPAIDRVGGKNVLIWCMMFLCIIIFLYAAARSIGHFFFLRAIYGLLMGFIFVTTEAYIIALSDPERRVRNMGIYGVAIAAGSALGPIMGFRLYEMGEKLPFYIGAAVCALPLLTIIILLKPYTPPKREGRRPLSPLAIIIPIISAMIFGLIYDGILGLIALYLENGGFLLSQMGLIVTSFLVGGIILQYPLCMVADRTNKHLFLTVTAITGAIGFFLCPWFQGPVPLMIATFFAGGIVSTTYPVGMAVLGDDISEEYVTQGAAYMSVGFSIGAIAGPYFLSVMMDWFDYRYLFFSISAALVVYGAATAASFSRGGGRGPEETPEHADS; this is encoded by the coding sequence ATGACACGGGAACGAACATCACTCTTGCCGGCATTTCTCTCCATCGGCATCATGGGGCTTTCCATGGGCGTCAGCATGCCGATTCTCGCCCTGGCGATGGAGAAGATCGGCGCCACGGTGACGTTGGTGGGCCTGTCCATTCTGGTGGCCAACAGCGCGGCCTTGGTTTCTTCCCTACTGACTCCTCCGGCCATCGATCGCGTCGGCGGTAAAAACGTGCTGATCTGGTGCATGATGTTTCTGTGCATCATCATTTTTCTGTACGCCGCCGCCCGAAGCATCGGGCATTTCTTTTTTCTCAGGGCTATATACGGCCTGCTCATGGGTTTTATCTTCGTGACCACCGAAGCGTACATCATCGCCCTGAGCGACCCGGAAAGACGGGTGCGCAACATGGGCATTTACGGCGTGGCCATCGCCGCAGGCAGCGCCCTGGGGCCGATCATGGGGTTTCGACTCTACGAGATGGGGGAGAAGCTCCCCTTTTACATTGGGGCCGCGGTATGCGCCCTGCCCCTTTTGACGATCATCATCCTGCTGAAGCCCTACACCCCGCCGAAACGGGAGGGTCGTCGTCCCCTGTCTCCTCTGGCCATCATCATCCCCATCATCTCCGCGATGATCTTCGGCCTGATTTATGACGGGATCCTGGGGCTGATCGCCCTCTACCTGGAAAACGGCGGATTTCTCCTGTCCCAGATGGGCCTGATCGTGACCTCCTTTCTCGTGGGAGGGATTATCCTGCAGTATCCGCTGTGCATGGTCGCCGACCGCACCAACAAGCATCTCTTCCTGACGGTAACGGCCATAACGGGGGCGATAGGGTTCTTCCTCTGTCCCTGGTTTCAGGGCCCCGTGCCGCTGATGATCGCCACGTTTTTTGCAGGTGGCATCGTCAGCACCACGTATCCCGTGGGCATGGCCGTCCTCGGAGACGACATCTCCGAGGAATATGTCACCCAGGGGGCGGCGTACATGTCCGTGGGATTTTCCATAGGAGCCATCGCGGGGCCCTATTTTCTGTCGGTGATGATGGACTGGTTTGACTATCGCTACCTCTTCTTTTCCATCTCCGCGGCCCTGGTCGTCTACGGGGCGGCGACGGCGGCGTCTTTTTCCCGGGGAGGAGGGAGGGGACCCGAAGAAACCCCGGAACACGCCGACTCGTAA
- a CDS encoding AAA family ATPase — MDPTHRHIHMLLSGLSDPGAYPHSPPGVESVQTPISLVFLAGDLAYKVKKPVSRGFLDFSTLSKRKFYCEEEVRLNRRLCPDIYRGVVAVTKRGEDIKINGGGEIIDYAVEMKRLPAGGMMNVMLDADLVTPDHIRRIAGILDPFYRTALTGKSVDEYGSIDSIRENTDENFTQTEAFIGKTVTREQFEDIREYTDAFFNENRDAFERRVDGGFIREGHGDLHSRNICIDGESIHIYDCIEFNERFRMKDVAEDMAFLAMDLDFHLHPSLSSLFVSEYRNRSGDDELPRLLPFYTCYTAYVRGKVESFIWADTDEPTEERERAKQDAAAYFSLAHHYAVWPRMPFVIVMTGLSGTGKSALARAVAEELGWDVISTDEVRKEIAGIDPSSHQYSDFNQGIYTPRMHEETYREMLVRTEERLLKKQSVILDGAYLKQDERERVRCMTEDLGARFLIVHAVCTDDLVEKRIEGRMWSKNASDATVEVFRRQKTFVQAPNEGERPHTVRIDTSESLRDGVKRIIARVLLGDGRAGI, encoded by the coding sequence ATGGATCCAACACATCGTCATATCCACATGCTTCTTTCGGGTCTCTCCGATCCCGGGGCCTATCCCCACTCACCTCCGGGCGTGGAGTCGGTGCAGACGCCGATTTCTCTTGTCTTTCTCGCGGGAGATCTGGCCTATAAGGTGAAGAAGCCGGTGAGTCGCGGTTTCCTTGATTTCTCGACGCTTTCAAAACGGAAGTTCTACTGCGAAGAAGAGGTGCGTCTGAACCGACGGCTCTGCCCGGATATATATCGGGGCGTGGTCGCGGTTACGAAGCGGGGAGAGGATATCAAGATAAACGGCGGGGGGGAGATTATCGATTACGCGGTCGAGATGAAACGACTTCCCGCCGGCGGCATGATGAACGTCATGCTGGACGCCGATCTCGTGACACCGGATCATATACGGCGCATCGCCGGCATCCTGGATCCGTTTTATCGGACCGCGCTCACAGGAAAGAGCGTGGATGAATACGGGAGCATTGACTCCATACGGGAAAACACCGACGAAAACTTCACCCAAACAGAAGCGTTCATAGGGAAAACCGTTACCCGCGAGCAATTCGAGGATATTCGGGAATACACCGACGCCTTTTTTAATGAAAACCGGGACGCGTTCGAAAGAAGGGTGGACGGCGGCTTCATCCGGGAGGGCCACGGGGACCTCCATTCGCGAAACATCTGCATTGATGGTGAATCGATACATATTTATGACTGTATCGAGTTCAATGAGCGTTTCCGCATGAAGGACGTGGCCGAAGACATGGCCTTTCTGGCGATGGACCTTGATTTTCATCTCCACCCGTCCCTCTCGAGCCTGTTTGTCTCGGAATACCGGAACCGCTCGGGCGACGATGAACTCCCGCGCCTCCTCCCCTTTTATACCTGTTATACCGCCTATGTTCGGGGTAAGGTGGAAAGCTTCATCTGGGCGGATACCGATGAGCCGACCGAAGAGAGAGAAAGGGCAAAACAAGACGCCGCCGCCTACTTTTCCCTGGCACATCATTACGCCGTCTGGCCCCGCATGCCCTTCGTGATCGTGATGACCGGTCTTTCCGGGACGGGTAAAAGCGCATTGGCACGGGCTGTGGCAGAGGAACTGGGGTGGGATGTGATATCCACCGACGAGGTCAGAAAAGAGATCGCCGGTATCGATCCCTCGTCCCACCAGTACAGCGATTTCAACCAGGGCATCTATACACCCCGCATGCACGAGGAGACGTATCGGGAGATGCTGGTGAGAACCGAGGAGCGCCTGCTTAAAAAACAATCCGTTATCCTGGACGGGGCGTACCTGAAACAAGACGAACGGGAGCGGGTCCGGTGCATGACCGAAGACCTGGGGGCGCGGTTTCTCATCGTCCACGCCGTGTGCACGGACGACCTGGTGGAGAAGCGTATCGAGGGGCGGATGTGGTCGAAAAACGCATCCGACGCCACCGTGGAGGTGTTCAGGCGGCAGAAGACCTTCGTCCAGGCGCCGAACGAGGGTGAGCGGCCGCACACCGTCAGGATCGACACATCCGAATCCCTTCGGGACGGAGTGAAGCGCATTATCGCCCGCGTCCTTCTGGGTGACGGGCGGGCGGGAATATAA